A single genomic interval of Vulpes lagopus strain Blue_001 chromosome 19, ASM1834538v1, whole genome shotgun sequence harbors:
- the LOC121478855 gene encoding syntenin-1-like: MSLYPSLEDLKVDKVLQAQTAFSANAANPAILSEASAPISQDANLYPKLYPELSQYMGLSLNDEEIRANMALAPGASVQGQLVARPSSMNYMVAPVTGNDVGIRRAEIKQGIREVILCKDQDGKIGLRLKSIDNGIFVQLVQANSPASLVGLRFGDQVLQINGENCAGWSSDKAHKVLKQAFGEKITMTVRDRPFERTVTKHKDSTGHVGFIFKNGKITSIVKDSSAARNGLLTEHNICEVNGQNVIGLKDSQIADILSTSETVVTITIMPAFIFEHIIKRMAPSIVKSLMDHTIPEV; the protein is encoded by the coding sequence ATGTCTCTCTACCCATCTCTTGAAGACCTGAAGGTAGACAAAGTTCTTCAGGCTCAAACTGCCTTTTCTGCAAACGCTGCCAACCCAGCAATTTTGTCTGAAGCTTCTGCTCCCATCTCTCAAGATGCAAATCTCTATCCTAAACTATATCCGGAGCTGTCCCAGTACATGGGCCTGAGTTTAAACGATGAAGAAATCCGTGCAAATATGGCCTTGGCCCCTGGAGCATCAGTTCAGGGGCAGTTGGTAGCAAGACCTTCCAGTATGAACTATATGGTAGCTCCTGTAACTGGTAATGATGTTGGAATTCGTAGAGCAGAAATTAAGCAAGGGATTCGTGAAGTCATTTTGTGTAAGGATCAAGATGGAAAAATTGGACTCAGGCTTAAATCAATAGATAATGGTATATTTGTTCAGCTGGTCCAGGCAAATTCTCCAGCCTCGTTGGTGGGTCTGAGATTTGGGGACCAAGTACTCCAGATCAATGGGGAAAACTGTGCAGGCTGGAGCTCTGATAAAGCTCACAAGGTGCTCAAACAGGCTTTTGGAGAGAAGATTACTATGACTGTTCGTGACAGGCCCTTTGAACGGACAGTTACCAAGCATAAGGATAGTACTGGACATGTtggctttatctttaaaaatggaaagataacatCCATAGTGAAAGATAGTTCTGCAGCCAGAAATGGTCTTCTCACAGAACATAACATCTGTGAAGTCAATGGGCAGAATGTCATTGGGCTGAAGGACTCTCAAATTGCAGACATACTGTCAACATCTGAGACTGTAGTTACTATTACAATCATGCCTGCTTTTATCTTTGAACATATTATTAAACGGATGGCACCAAGCATTGTGAAGAGCCTGATGGATCACACCATTCCTGAGGTTTAA